One Caldalkalibacillus uzonensis DNA segment encodes these proteins:
- a CDS encoding acetate kinase: MPKIMAINCGSSSLKFQLLQMPEEEVLTKGVIERIGLDDGILTITVNGAKKRESVDVPDHQAAVTLLLEKLVEYRIIDSIDDIEGVGHRVVHGGERFHDSVLIDEDVIKGIEACSELAPLHNPANLVGIRAFQEVLPNVPAVAVFDTAFHQTMPEQSFLYSLPYEYYKKYGIRKYGFHGTSHKYVTHRAAEILNLPLDQLRLISCHLGNGASIAAVMHGKSIDTSMGFTPLAGVTMGTRSGNIDPALIPYIMKKTGKTADEVVFEVLNKKSGLLGVSGISSDLREIEDEAQNGNPRAELALDLFASRIHKYIGSYAARMSGVDAIIFTAGIGENSPVIRARVLKGLEFMGVYWDPALNRIRGRETFLNYPHSPVKVLVILTNEEVMIARDTMRLSFARTESM, encoded by the coding sequence ATGCCCAAGATAATGGCCATTAACTGCGGAAGCTCATCGTTGAAATTTCAGCTGCTGCAAATGCCTGAGGAAGAAGTGTTAACTAAAGGTGTCATTGAGAGGATTGGACTGGATGATGGCATCTTAACGATCACTGTTAACGGGGCTAAGAAGAGGGAAAGTGTCGATGTTCCCGACCATCAAGCAGCAGTCACACTGTTATTGGAAAAATTGGTGGAGTACAGGATCATTGACTCTATTGATGACATCGAAGGAGTGGGTCACCGTGTGGTTCACGGCGGCGAACGGTTTCATGATTCCGTCTTAATTGATGAGGATGTGATCAAAGGCATTGAAGCATGTTCCGAGCTTGCACCCTTGCATAATCCGGCCAACCTGGTTGGTATACGGGCCTTTCAAGAGGTTCTGCCCAATGTCCCTGCTGTGGCCGTCTTTGACACTGCTTTTCATCAAACAATGCCGGAACAGTCGTTTTTATACAGTCTGCCTTATGAGTATTACAAAAAATACGGGATCCGTAAATACGGCTTTCACGGGACATCCCATAAATATGTCACCCACCGTGCCGCTGAGATTCTCAACCTGCCTTTGGATCAGTTGCGCCTGATCAGCTGTCATCTGGGCAATGGGGCCAGTATCGCTGCCGTTATGCATGGCAAATCGATTGACACTTCCATGGGCTTTACACCATTGGCCGGTGTGACAATGGGCACCCGTTCAGGTAATATCGACCCTGCTCTTATTCCCTATATCATGAAAAAAACAGGCAAAACAGCCGATGAGGTGGTGTTTGAAGTATTAAACAAAAAAAGCGGTCTATTGGGGGTTTCCGGTATCTCCAGTGACCTTCGGGAAATTGAGGATGAAGCCCAAAACGGCAATCCCCGGGCTGAGCTGGCTTTAGACCTGTTTGCCAGCCGGATTCACAAATATATTGGCAGTTATGCCGCCCGCATGTCGGGGGTGGATGCGATTATTTTTACAGCGGGAATTGGGGAAAACAGTCCCGTGATCCGGGCAAGGGTGTTAAAAGGGCTGGAATTTATGGGTGTATACTGGGATCCTGCCCTTAACCGTATCCGGGGCAGAGAAACGTTCCTCAATTATCCCCACTCACCTGTGAAAGTGTTGGTCATTCTAACGAATGAAGAGGTTATGATTGCCAGAGATACGATGAGGTTAAGCTTTGCACGGACCGAATCAATGTAA
- a CDS encoding EcsC family protein yields MTDLEQEREQLRVEIEQWLAEQTYEWDNVLEENAFNKNLLVSQAELNHWLTQWLNTLPAEQKKTVIDIIDHLVIYISNFFHKHSNCEEIERSIVMEARLFESGLSSFEEIPSVDFYRLQYIEQKFRSRYPLYALVEGGLAGSGHPLLLAIDFPALLSINLKMLHYVASTYGYSLKHPYEQMLVLKVLHAATLPRHHKRAAWDWLIEHHVHRGQARELTLFDNGQTLIKEEWLETLVKQWVKAVVLYGLKKTSKKNWSLVGMVFGANMNYQWTKRVGQFASLFYRYRFLEERKEDV; encoded by the coding sequence ATGACGGACTTGGAGCAGGAACGTGAACAATTGCGTGTAGAAATTGAACAATGGCTGGCTGAGCAGACGTATGAATGGGATAACGTCCTTGAGGAGAATGCCTTTAACAAAAACCTGTTAGTCAGTCAGGCGGAACTGAATCACTGGCTGACTCAGTGGTTGAACACACTTCCTGCTGAACAGAAGAAAACGGTTATTGACATCATTGATCACTTGGTGATCTACATATCCAACTTCTTTCACAAGCATTCCAACTGTGAGGAAATTGAACGAAGCATTGTCATGGAAGCCCGGCTGTTTGAGTCCGGCTTATCCAGTTTTGAAGAGATACCCTCTGTGGACTTTTATCGTCTGCAGTATATAGAACAGAAATTCCGCTCCCGTTATCCCTTGTATGCTCTGGTTGAAGGTGGACTGGCGGGATCAGGTCACCCTCTCTTATTGGCCATCGATTTTCCGGCTCTGTTGTCTATTAATCTAAAGATGCTCCATTATGTGGCTAGTACTTATGGTTACTCTTTGAAACACCCCTACGAGCAAATGTTGGTGTTGAAAGTGCTTCATGCTGCGACCCTTCCCCGGCACCACAAGCGGGCAGCCTGGGACTGGCTCATCGAACACCATGTTCATAGGGGACAAGCCCGTGAGCTGACTTTGTTTGATAACGGCCAAACCCTTATTAAGGAGGAGTGGCTGGAAACGCTGGTTAAACAGTGGGTCAAAGCTGTTGTGCTTTACGGATTGAAAAAAACCAGCAAGAAAAACTGGTCTTTAGTTGGCATGGTCTTTGGGGCCAACATGAACTATCAATGGACCAAGCGGGTCGGTCAATTTGCCTCGCTTTTTTACCGTTACCGGTTCTTGGAGGAGAGAAAGGAGGACGTATAG
- the pduL gene encoding phosphate propanoyltransferase has product MENKIPVGISNRHVHLSPEHLEQLFGQGYELTELKPLSQPGQFAAKETVTLVGPKGEIPKVRILGPARGHSQVEISKTDSFKLGIHPPVRDSGDIEGTPGIKIIGPKGEVELDKGVIIASRHIHFHTSDAEKFGVKDGDRVRIRTSGERAVIFENVLCRVSDNYALDCHLDTDEGNAAGLKTGDFVELIRD; this is encoded by the coding sequence ATGGAGAACAAAATACCAGTTGGCATTTCCAACCGCCATGTGCATCTGTCCCCCGAACATCTGGAGCAATTGTTCGGCCAAGGGTATGAACTGACTGAACTGAAGCCGCTGTCCCAGCCCGGTCAATTTGCCGCCAAGGAAACAGTCACTTTGGTCGGTCCCAAGGGGGAGATTCCAAAGGTGCGTATCCTCGGTCCCGCCCGCGGCCATTCCCAGGTAGAGATTTCCAAAACCGATTCATTTAAGTTAGGGATCCATCCGCCCGTCCGGGATTCCGGTGACATTGAAGGGACACCAGGGATCAAAATCATTGGACCCAAAGGGGAAGTGGAACTGGACAAAGGTGTGATTATTGCCAGCCGTCATATTCACTTTCATACATCTGATGCGGAAAAATTTGGGGTGAAGGACGGCGACCGGGTGCGTATCCGTACCAGTGGTGAACGGGCTGTTATTTTTGAAAACGTCTTGTGCCGCGTCTCGGATAACTACGCTTTGGACTGTCATCTGGATACAGATGAAGGCAATGCAGCCGGCTTAAAAACAGGAGACTTTGTGGAACTGATTCGTGACTAA
- a CDS encoding DUF2953 domain-containing protein codes for MTYVLATVLAQCCFILIMLLTQLHISIHFIRQDKNDLLRTQVRAWFGLINFKNELQIFKLANDLSGMIYQVEVESEEQPQDQKNFKMTPGEMFQLHHRIYNLIKRIHGLHGIVKSFLNRIRLVKMEWHSRIGTGYADETGMLTGVAWSIKSTLVGLLSAYLTLRTVPRMYVQPLFQEKKLETEFTCMIRFRFGHAILAGIRILLNLRKRRDVTWKNTPFKA; via the coding sequence CAGTGCTGTTTCATTCTCATTATGCTGCTGACCCAGCTGCACATTTCTATCCATTTTATACGTCAGGATAAGAATGATTTGCTTAGAACCCAGGTCAGAGCCTGGTTTGGCCTGATTAATTTCAAAAATGAGCTCCAAATTTTCAAATTGGCCAATGATTTATCAGGAATGATCTACCAGGTGGAGGTGGAGAGCGAGGAGCAGCCACAGGATCAAAAAAATTTTAAGATGACACCTGGCGAGATGTTTCAACTCCATCATCGCATCTACAACCTGATTAAACGTATTCATGGTTTGCATGGCATTGTCAAATCATTTTTAAACCGGATCCGGCTGGTCAAAATGGAGTGGCACTCCAGAATCGGCACTGGGTATGCCGATGAAACCGGTATGCTCACTGGAGTGGCGTGGAGCATCAAATCAACATTGGTCGGTTTGTTAAGCGCCTATCTCACCTTGCGTACCGTGCCCCGGATGTATGTTCAACCGCTCTTTCAAGAAAAAAAATTAGAAACGGAATTTACATGTATGATCCGATTTCGATTTGGACATGCTATCTTAGCAGGAATACGAATCCTTCTAAATCTGAGAAAGAGGCGTGATGTAACATGGAAGAACACCCCATTCAAGGCTTAA
- the ytfJ gene encoding GerW family sporulation protein, producing MEEHPIQGLMKTAMENLKEMVDVNTIVGDPVETPDGSVILPVSKVGFGFAAGGSEFDFDDQTSAAGNGGSPYGNGGNQGNGQKLPFGGGSGGGVSITPVAFLVVNAGGIKMVHIDGQTHLYDRILEFAPQLMDKIQNMTNKNKKKTFDSKRTSADELGL from the coding sequence ATGGAAGAACACCCCATTCAAGGCTTAATGAAAACCGCAATGGAAAACCTGAAAGAGATGGTTGATGTGAACACCATTGTCGGTGATCCAGTTGAGACGCCGGATGGCAGTGTCATCCTGCCTGTATCCAAAGTAGGATTTGGTTTTGCTGCAGGGGGAAGTGAATTTGATTTTGATGACCAGACCAGTGCAGCTGGAAATGGTGGCAGCCCGTATGGTAACGGCGGCAACCAAGGTAACGGACAAAAGCTTCCATTCGGCGGGGGCAGCGGGGGCGGTGTCTCCATTACTCCGGTCGCCTTCCTTGTGGTCAATGCCGGCGGAATCAAAATGGTGCATATCGATGGTCAAACCCACTTGTATGACCGCATCCTGGAGTTTGCTCCACAACTAATGGATAAAATTCAAAACATGACGAATAAAAACAAGAAAAAAACATTCGACTCCAAACGGACATCAGCGGATGAATTAGGTTTATAA
- a CDS encoding class I SAM-dependent methyltransferase has protein sequence MNSKANTEVLFELMDQGAQLIKQAQGKPYVEALIDLGKSLFQGEPVIDADEETVQKLGHIISRFGTLTSGREEIRRAFQLATLKGMKEGSLPPGAGLTPDAVALLIAHLAQLFCSREAQQPETVVDLACGSGNLLTCVLNHLQGKTEGIGVEADPVLVRLAYVNANLQKHSIEFFRQDALKPVYFSRVNLVVCDMPVGIYPDYDNAKRYELYRDDQENFIHHLFIEQAIHLADEAAYLFFLIPNRLFTEPGAARLRELITRETHIQALLQLPDSLFQTGSIHKSIFILQKKGEAVKPPRQTLLAQLPSFTNKHQLGRVWAQIEEWIEVNKSCPR, from the coding sequence ATGAACAGTAAGGCGAATACCGAAGTGTTGTTTGAACTCATGGATCAAGGGGCACAATTAATCAAACAGGCACAGGGTAAACCCTATGTGGAAGCCTTAATTGACCTCGGCAAAAGTTTGTTCCAAGGTGAGCCAGTGATTGACGCAGATGAAGAGACAGTTCAAAAACTGGGTCATATCATTAGTCGTTTTGGGACCCTCACTTCAGGACGTGAGGAGATCAGGCGGGCCTTTCAACTGGCCACGCTGAAAGGGATGAAAGAAGGTTCCCTTCCACCCGGCGCCGGACTAACCCCTGACGCTGTGGCTCTCTTGATAGCCCATTTGGCTCAACTTTTTTGTTCAAGAGAGGCACAACAGCCGGAAACAGTTGTAGATTTAGCCTGTGGTTCCGGTAATCTGTTAACCTGTGTACTTAACCATCTACAAGGGAAAACAGAAGGAATCGGTGTGGAAGCGGATCCTGTGCTGGTTCGTTTGGCCTATGTGAATGCCAACTTACAGAAACATTCGATAGAATTCTTTCGCCAGGATGCCTTAAAGCCGGTTTATTTTTCCCGGGTCAACCTGGTGGTGTGCGATATGCCTGTGGGGATCTATCCTGACTATGACAATGCCAAACGGTATGAGCTTTATCGGGATGATCAGGAGAATTTTATCCATCATTTGTTTATAGAGCAAGCCATTCATTTGGCTGACGAGGCCGCATACCTGTTTTTCCTAATTCCCAACCGCCTGTTCACTGAACCGGGTGCTGCCCGGCTGAGGGAGTTGATCACCAGGGAAACCCATATTCAAGCCTTGCTGCAGTTGCCGGACAGCCTGTTCCAAACAGGGAGCATACATAAAAGTATTTTCATTCTGCAAAAAAAAGGAGAAGCTGTGAAGCCACCCCGCCAAACCTTGCTGGCCCAGCTGCCCTCATTTACAAATAAACATCAGCTGGGCAGGGTCTGGGCTCAGATTGAAGAGTGGATCGAGGTGAACAAATCATGCCCAAGATAA